The sequence below is a genomic window from Pleurocapsa sp. PCC 7327.
AATTTCATCGAGTACCTCTTCTAAGGCACCCGTCATCCCCAAATCAAAAATCGGTTTATCGGTGACAATAAACGCCCTTCGTTTTCCGACTAACTCCCGAATGGCAACGGGAAGCGAGCCGTGTTTAAAATAGATTTTCGGGGGAATGCGGAACCAAAGCATATTTTCTCTCCGTTCCGCTACCGTTTTAATATTGAGTAAATGGGTCGGTTCGACGTTTCCGCTAATTGAATTGCCGCCCCAAGTGCCGCAACCGAGGGTGAGCGAAGGATCGAGACGGAAGTTGAAAATATCGCCAATCGCGCCTTGAGAAGACGGCGTATTGATCAATACCCGTGCCGTTTCTACTTTGTTTTCAAAGCGTTTGATATGCTCTTGATTGCCTGGCGCGGTATAGAGTACCGCTGTATGTCCCCTACCGCCGAATTGCACTAATTTCTCAGCTTTCTCGACTCCATCTTCAAAATCTGTCGCCCGGTACATTGCCAGGATGGGAGACAATTTTTCATAGGAGAATGGTTCGTCCGTGCCAATTTTTTCCACTTCGCCGATTAACAAGCGGGTATCGTCGGGAATTGAAAAACCCGCTAATTGGGCGATTTTCTTGACGGGTTGACCGACGATATCGGGATTGATGCGTCCCTCAACCAGAATCAGATTAGCCACTTTTTCCCGTTCTTGGGCGTTGAGAAAATAGGCTCCTCGTTCGGTAAATTCGTGCTTGACTTCGCGATAAATCTGACTGGCGACGATGACTGACTGTTCGCTGGCGCAGATCGTACCATTGTCAAAGGTTTTGCTCAATATAATCGAAGAAACCGCCATTTTAATGTGAGCCGTTTCGTCAATCAAGGCTGGCGTATTGCCCGCACCCACTCCCAGCGAGGGACGACCCGAAGAATAGGCAGCTTTGACCATGCTCGGACCTCCCGTGGCTAGGATGAGGTTAATATCGGGATGTTGCATCAAAGCCTGGGATAGAGGAACTGAGGGGTCGTCAATCCAACCGATAATATTGTCGGGCGCTCCCGCTGCTATGGCGGCTTCTCGGACGATTTTGGCAGCCTCGATGGTGCAATCTTTGGCTTTGGGATGGGGAGAGAAGATAATGCCATTGCGGGTTTTTAGGGCAATGAGGGATTTGAAAATAGCTGTCGCCGTGGGGTTAGTGATGGGAACGATTCCTGCTAGGATACCGACGGGTTCGGCAATTTTCTGCAATCCAAAGGATTTATCCTCTTCAATAACGCCGCAGGTTTTGTCGTTTTTGTATTTGTTGTAGATAATTTCTGAAGCGAAGTGATTTTTGATTACTTTGTCTTCAATTATTCCCATTCCCGTCTCAACTACAGCCATTTTTGCCAAAGGAATGCGTGCCGAATTGGCAGCGAGTGCAGCTTTTTTGAAGATGAAATCGACTTGTTCTTGGGTGAAAGTAGCGTATCGTTTTTGAGCGATTTTAACCTGTTGGATGAGTTCTTTTAGTTCTTGAATGTTGGTAACTTTCATAACAATTGTAGATGACCTATTAATTGAAGCGATCGCATTGATAATTTACACTTTTCAATTTTTTATGCAGTCAGAAAAAGTTTCTATATCTCTAAAGGATTTTTAAAGAATTTGTTGCTTAAAGTATCGCCGAATACTTACTTAAAGTATCGTTTAATACCAATAAGTAAATATTAAAAATATTTTGATGATTAACACATCAATAAAATTAGAAGTTCAAACTTTTAGAATGAATTTAGAATGCGATCGCTTAGATATGAAATTTCTGGCAAAAGTCATTAACTTAGCGCTCTTCTTTGCCTCTTGGCGTGAGATCGAACGACAACGGCGGCAAAAGTATACTCTCGATTTGTCTTCAATTCTCAGTGCAATGACAGCTATAATTCCTTACTCCAAAGAAACCCTTTCAGAAAGTCTCGCTCCAGCTAAAATCAAGTGGTTTCGCCGCCAGTTGTCTACTTGGGCAAAGGAAAACTTGCGCGACTTTCCCTGGCGACGTACTTCTGACCCCTATGCTATCTTCATCGCCGAATTCATGTTGCAAAAGACAGATGCTGCTACAGTCGTCCCCATTTACGAAACTTTTCTGGTTCGATACCCTGCCCTTCAGGATTTAGCAGCAGCAACCGTTGATGATATTGCCCAAATTTTAAAACCGCTCGGTCTTCTATTTCGAGCCGAGCGACTACTACAGTCGGCACAAACCATACTGGAAAAGTATCAAGGAAAAATCCCTCTTTCGGAAGATAAATTGCTAAAGTTGCCAGGAATCGGCATTTATACAGCGCGGTCTATCTGTGCCAATGCCTTCAACCAACCGCTAGCCGTTCTCGATACAAATGTAGCTCGTATTTTAGAGCGCTTTTTCGGACTCAAAGGAGAGCGCGTGAAATCTCGTTGCAAGTTGCTTTGGAAAGCCGCAGAATCGGTTGCCCCTGCCAGAAAGGTAGGAACGTGGAATCTAACGTTGCTCGATTTTGGTGCCACAGTCTGTACGGCTAAAAATCCTCTCTGCGACAAGTGCCCTCTACAAAAGCAGTGCAATTATGCCAATTCAGCTTCTTTATTATAGAAATAGTTATTTCTCCAGTGCCAGTTGCTGAGATTCTTTTTCTAGAAGATCGATTAGATGTTCGTCGCCATTTGCTTTAGCGACTTGTAAGCGACGTTCTAGACTGCGGCGCATATTTTCTAGATGGGTGTTGGAGATTTCGTCAGCAACAACTGTCTGCGGTTGTTGCGCGGGAACCGGACAATACACGCCTGTCGTATCCCATTGAGGAATGATAATTTCTCCTCCTCTAGGAATGGGACGAGTGCTGTAGGCTATCCCTCGATACTGTCGCTTCCATTTGGGCTGAAGTTGGGGAATATGTCTAGGATAGCGATAATTCCAGTCTCGTCCGCGATATTTGCCACCAATTTCCCCTTCATTCATCTCTAGGATTGGCAGCTCTTTTTCATAATCAACACCCCGATAGGATAGTTTCATATCGTTTGCCTCTAAATAACAGTTCAAAATTCAAATTTTTTAAAGTTTGCAATCGCTCGAATGCTCAACTAATGCGGTAATGAACGCCCCGATAAATCATTTCCTGGGAATATCGGCGGCGCAATGGCTTTTGAGAGCGATGAATTTTCGAGGGAACGCCCCGATAGGTTCCGTCGATTCCGTCTTCCATGACTTCCTGCACTACAGGGCGATATTCATACTCGATACCACGAAAAGAAAGTCTCATGACTATACCTCCGCTTGAATGGGGAACAAGGAGAACGCGCTAGGCAACTCTAGCGTTATTATTCCCATCCCCTATTGCTAAGGTAACAGCTCCTAGCAAAAACAACAAATAATTCTGTATCTATGATTACATTTTGTCAAAAATAGGTTACGAGGCGATCGCCCAACTTTTTTTGTGCGGCAAAGATACAATAGAGCCGTCTATAGTATGTTTTAATTGCTCATGGCTACTGCTACACCTATCAAAACCGAGTATGAAGCCATTATTGGTCTAGAGATTCACTGCCAGCTCAACACGAAGAGTAAAATTTTCTGTACCTGTTCTACTAACTTTGACAGTCCTCCCAATACCAATATCTGTCCCGTCTGCATGGGATATCCTGGAGTCTTACCCGTTCTCAATGAAGAAGTCCTTGCCTCTGCGGTTAAGCTAGGACTTGCCATTAACGGTCAAATAACCCCTCACAGCAAATTCGATCGCAAACAGTATTTTTATCCTGATTTGCCGAAAAATTACCAAATTTCTCAGTACGACCTCCCCATTGTCCAACACGGCTCTTTAGAAATCGAGTTAGTGAATAAGAAAACTGGGCAAGCAACGCGCAAAACCATTGGGATTACTCGCCTGCACATGGAAGAGGATGCGGGAAAACTCGTCCATGCGGGAAGCGATCGCCTCTCCGGTTCCACTCATTCTCTAGTCGATTTCAATCGTACTGGGGTTCCCCTGCTCGAAATCGTTTCCGAACCCGATTTGCGATCGGGTCAAGAAGCGGCAGAATATGCGCAGGAGTTGCGCCGTCTGGTACGCTACCTCGGTATTAGCGACGGCAATATGCAGGAAGGATCGCTGCGTTGCGATGTTAACGTCTCCGTTCGTCGAGTGGGAGATAAAAAATTTGGCACGAAGGTCGAAATTAAGAATATGAACTCGTTCAGTGCCATCCAAAAAGCGATCGACTACGAAATCGAACGGCAAATTTCAGCCCTAGAAAACGGCGAAAAGATCGTCCAAGAAACTCGACTCTGGGAAGAAAACACTCAACGCACCGTCAGCATGCGGTCTAAAGAAGGGTCTAGCGATTATCGCTATTTCCCAGAACCCGATTTGCCGCCGATCGAAGTTTCTGCCGAACAGTTGGAGAAATGGAAAGCGGCAATCCCGGAACTTCCCGCTCAAAAGCGCCGTCGTTACGAGTCAGAATTGGGGTTGTCTGCCTATGATGCTCGCGTGTTGACCGACGATCGCAACGTGGCAGAATATTTTGAAGCGGCAGTCGCGGCGGGGGCTAATCCCAAATTAGTTGCCAACTGGGTCACTCAAGATATTGCTGCTTATTTGAACAATAACAAATTAAGCATTGGCGAAATCGCTCTCAAACCCGAAATTCTGGCAGAATTAGTCAACTTAATCGCAAAAGGAACGATTAGCAACAAAATTGCCAAGGATATTTTGCCAGAACTGTTGACAACAGGAGGGTCTGCCAAAGATTTGGTAGAAAAGAAAGGATTGACTACACTGTTCGATCCCGCAAAACTGGAAAAAATTATCGATGAAATCATTGCCGCCAATCCTAAAGAAGTTGAAAAGTTTCGTAGCGGCAAAGGCAATATTAAAGGTTTCTTTGTCGGACAGGTAATGAAGAAAACAAGTGGACGTGCCGATCCCAAGCTGACCAATCAGTTGATAGATAAAAAACTTCAGGAATAAGTATCAAATTGTGAAACAATTTTACTGTTTTTCTCCTTCTAACTCTCATAGTGGTAGACTGTACTCAGTAGATGCACCCTGATATTTTGGGAGAATCCCTTGGCGGGATCTCCCTTTTTTGTTTTTTTTATTTAAGACTTAATTTTCTTTATTCTAAGTAACTTTTTATCCTCCTATATTCTGCTTAAAACTTTCTAAAAAGTTATTAGAAATGCTCATTGATAATCGATAATCTTTCTATGCAAATAGCTATTTTAGTCCTCGTTCAAGTTCTGATTGTCATAGCTCTCTCCCGAATCATGGGAGTTGGATGCCGCGCAATCAAACAGCCTTTAGTCATCGGAGAAATCATCGCTGGAATTATGTTAGGACCCTCTTTATTAGGGCTAATTTCTCCAGCGACCGCTAACTTTTTATTTCCTGAGTCAACTTTACCGTTCCTAAATGTCTTATCAGAAATTGGCTTAATCTTTTTTATGTTTTTGATTGGGTTAGAACTCAATCCGAAATATTTAAAAGGTCAGCTTAACGTTGCTATACTAACTTCTCACGTTAGTATTATCGTTCCTTTTTCTTTAGGAAGTTTACTAGCACTATTTCTTTATCCTTTAGTTTCCAATAGTTCGGTCTCCTTTACTGCTTTTGCGTTGTTTTTGGGCGCAGCCATGTCAATTACTGCCTTTCCAGTATTGGCGCGGATTATTACCGAAAATAATTTACAAGGGACAAAATTAGGAACTCTAGCCCTAACTTGTGCAGCAGTTGATGACGTTACGGCGTGGTGTTTATTAGCACTCGCGATCGCAGTGACTCGAACTAACAGCGTGGCAGGTGCTTTTCCAACTATTATCGAAGCCCTAATTTATATCGCCTTTATGGTAACGGTAGGGCGATGGTTTCTGCAAAAACTGGTCGTTCATTACAGGCGCAAGGGAAGACTATCTCAGTTAGTTTTGGCAGGAATTTACATGGCAGTTGTTACTTCTGCCCTCATTACAGAACTTATTGGAATTCACCTAATTTTTGGTGCGTTTTTATTAGGGGCAGTCATGCCCAAACATGCAGGTTTGGTGAGAGAACTTGCTGAGAAAACTGAAGATTTCGTTCTCATTTTTTTACTGCCCGTCTTCTTTGCTTTTAGCGGTTTGCGGACGCAAATTGGCTTGTTAGATCGCCCTGAATTATGGCTGTTATGTGGTGCAGTTGTAGCTATTGCTATTATTGGGAAATATGCAGGAACATATGTTGCAGCGCGAGTATCTGGCATTGAAAAAAGAGATGCTTCCGCTTTAGCTTGGTTGATGAATACTCGCGGACTAACCGAGTTAATTGTCTTAAATATTGGCTTGAGTTATGGAGTCATTTCGCCGCTATTATTTACCATGCTAGTCATTATGGCATTGGTGACAACATTTATGACTTCTCCTCTGTTGGAGTTAACTTATCCGAAAGAAAAAATCCGGTTAGATCTGATTGAGGAACAACCTGAAGAAGTGGCAGCAAAACCTTCTCCTGTTTACAAAATATTGGTGCCAGTTGCTAATCCAATGACTCAACAAAGTCTGCTTAATTTAGCAGTTGCGATCGCAGGAAATCTATCTGCTGTCATTCATCCTCTTAGTTTAATCGAATTGGAAGAAGATTATTTTTTCCAAAGTACTCCCGATGAAGCAGAAAGATTAATTAGACAGCGACGAGAAGAATTAGAAGCATTAATTGAGACGTTAGAACCTCCTGAGATGAGAAAGAATGTTGCTCCCATTGTTCGCATTGCTAACGACGTTGCGCGAGAAACAGCTAACATTGCCATCGCCGATAATGCTAGCTTAATTATTGTTGGTTGGCACCGTTCGACATTTAGCATGAATCAGTTGGGAGGAAGAGTAGGAAAAATTTTGAATACTTCTCCAGTAGATGTCGCTGTTTTTATCGATAACAGACAGCAAAAATTAGACTCGCTTTTAGTCGCTCATTCTGATAATATTCATGACGATCTTGCCTTATCACTTGCCTTAAGATTGCTGATAAACAATCCCAATCGAACCCTAAAAATCCTTCGCTTTACAAAAGCTCAGCAAGAAACCAATGAGTTAGGCTATGAATTGCGGAATATGTTGGAATTGTTGCCTCAAGAGGTGCGATCGCGCATAGAAATTATTAAGCCTCAAGAAGAAGCCGATCCCATCCGAACGGCGATTAGAGAGTCGCGCAATACCGATCTCACTATAGCAGGAACGAGTCCGGCATGGGGAATCGAACGTCAAACCTTGGGACGCTATACTGACCGACTGTCGCAAGAATGTCATTCATCTCTATTAATTACCCGCCGCTATTCTCGCGTCATTAGTCATATTAGTTCTTTGGTAAATCCAGAACAAAACACGCTCTTATCGCGCTCGAATGACAAACAATGAAAGAACATTTTAACTTAAAATCTTTAACATTTTATGGAGTAATGATAGGCTCGGTTTTGGTTATTTTTAAAACGATTACTGCCTACGGAGAAAATTATCTAAAAGCTCCTTCATCTGTTGCTGGAAATTATCGAATTAACGCTCGAGCATTACCAGAATGTTTTGACCAGGAAACGCTTAATTTGAACCTAGAACAATCAGGGATTTATTTATTTGGAAATTTATCGACAAACGAGCAAAAAATTATTTTAGATGGCAAAATTAATGGCGAACAGGTATTTTTATCCGGTAAAGCCGATCGCATTGCTCAATGTCAAATTACCAATAAAAATCCTGGGATTGAAATCAAAGGACGCGCTCAAGAAAAGACTTTTATAGGAGCAATTAGATGGAATGCTAATCCTCAAGGAATAAATTTTACAGGAACTTTAGAAACATTGCCAACCCAATCTGAACCAGAACATTAGTAGACAGAAAATTTATTCTCTGTCTCAGAAGCTAAAGTCCGTTGAAACAGACTGAATATTTGGGGACAAGAAATTTATTTCTTGGTAAAAAATGAATGATTAACAAAAGTATAAGTCAGAGAATGTTTCTCTTTTTATCCAAATTACTACCTATATTTATCTACCCATTAGGATTAGTTTCTATCTGTTTAGTAATTGCTCTAGTAATGTCATGGAAAAAGTTTTCTTGGGAACAATTACCCATTGCCCTAGCACTAGGAATTATTTTATTAAGCAGTAATGCTTGGGTAACGACTTTCTTAGTAACCTCGCTGGAGTGGCAAAATCTTCCGACAGATATCCCAACAGCAGAAGCGATCGTAATCCTGGGTGGTGCAATCAAACCTTCTGTTAAACCTCGACCGATGGTAGATGTAAACGAACAGGGCGATCGCGTTCTCTACGCAGCTAAATTATATCGCGATAAAAAAGCGCCTTTAATTATCGCCTCTGGCGGTCGAATAGATTGGCTCAACAACGATCGCTCCGAATCGGCAGATATGGCACAATTGCTAGAAATGATGGGAGTACCATCGGAGGCAATTATTCAAGAACCAAACTCTCTCAACACCTATCAAAACGCGGTCGAGGTCAAAAAAATTCTCGATGAAAAAGGCATTCGCAAGGTGTTATTAATTACTTCTGCCCTACATATGCCGCGATCGCTTCTCATTTTTAAACGGCAAGGAATAGAAGCTATTCCAGCACCGACAGACTTTTTAGTCAGCGAACTCGAAAATCAATTCTTAGGGAATAGTTTTCAGGCAAT
It includes:
- a CDS encoding DUF4278 domain-containing protein, which translates into the protein MKLSYRGVDYEKELPILEMNEGEIGGKYRGRDWNYRYPRHIPQLQPKWKRQYRGIAYSTRPIPRGGEIIIPQWDTTGVYCPVPAQQPQTVVADEISNTHLENMRRSLERRLQVAKANGDEHLIDLLEKESQQLALEK
- the adhE gene encoding bifunctional acetaldehyde-CoA/alcohol dehydrogenase, with product MKVTNIQELKELIQQVKIAQKRYATFTQEQVDFIFKKAALAANSARIPLAKMAVVETGMGIIEDKVIKNHFASEIIYNKYKNDKTCGVIEEDKSFGLQKIAEPVGILAGIVPITNPTATAIFKSLIALKTRNGIIFSPHPKAKDCTIEAAKIVREAAIAAGAPDNIIGWIDDPSVPLSQALMQHPDINLILATGGPSMVKAAYSSGRPSLGVGAGNTPALIDETAHIKMAVSSIILSKTFDNGTICASEQSVIVASQIYREVKHEFTERGAYFLNAQEREKVANLILVEGRINPDIVGQPVKKIAQLAGFSIPDDTRLLIGEVEKIGTDEPFSYEKLSPILAMYRATDFEDGVEKAEKLVQFGGRGHTAVLYTAPGNQEHIKRFENKVETARVLINTPSSQGAIGDIFNFRLDPSLTLGCGTWGGNSISGNVEPTHLLNIKTVAERRENMLWFRIPPKIYFKHGSLPVAIRELVGKRRAFIVTDKPIFDLGMTGALEEVLDEIGLRYDIFYDVEPDPSLNTVRRGLELINTFNPDVIIAMGGGSPMDAAKIMWLLYEHPEIEFEGLAMRFMDIRKRVYELPPLGEKAILVAVPTTSGTGSEVTPFAVVSDRHNNIKYPLADYALTPTMAIVDPELVLGMPKKLTAYGGIDALTHALEAFVSVLASEYTNGLALEAIRLLFKYLPSAYKNGASDPKAREKVHYAATMAGMAFANGFLGICHSMAHQLGGMFHIPHGLANALMISYVIRYNATDAPFKQATFSQYKYPNAMWRYARIANYLGLGGNTEEEKIDRLIEAVEDLKRELEIPAAIKDVIHESETEFYAKLDELADRAFDDQCTGSNPRYPLINDLRKLLIDAYHGNSPLNPSPNGNGHAGAVEIKPDPQPIFSVLKRH
- a CDS encoding YdcF family protein — protein: MFLFLSKLLPIFIYPLGLVSICLVIALVMSWKKFSWEQLPIALALGIILLSSNAWVTTFLVTSLEWQNLPTDIPTAEAIVILGGAIKPSVKPRPMVDVNEQGDRVLYAAKLYRDKKAPLIIASGGRIDWLNNDRSESADMAQLLEMMGVPSEAIIQEPNSLNTYQNAVEVKKILDEKGIRKVLLITSALHMPRSLLIFKRQGIEAIPAPTDFLVSELENQFLGNSFQAIVLNLLPDSDRLDKTTKVLKEYIGIAIYRLRGWL
- the gatB gene encoding Asp-tRNA(Asn)/Glu-tRNA(Gln) amidotransferase subunit GatB, giving the protein MATATPIKTEYEAIIGLEIHCQLNTKSKIFCTCSTNFDSPPNTNICPVCMGYPGVLPVLNEEVLASAVKLGLAINGQITPHSKFDRKQYFYPDLPKNYQISQYDLPIVQHGSLEIELVNKKTGQATRKTIGITRLHMEEDAGKLVHAGSDRLSGSTHSLVDFNRTGVPLLEIVSEPDLRSGQEAAEYAQELRRLVRYLGISDGNMQEGSLRCDVNVSVRRVGDKKFGTKVEIKNMNSFSAIQKAIDYEIERQISALENGEKIVQETRLWEENTQRTVSMRSKEGSSDYRYFPEPDLPPIEVSAEQLEKWKAAIPELPAQKRRRYESELGLSAYDARVLTDDRNVAEYFEAAVAAGANPKLVANWVTQDIAAYLNNNKLSIGEIALKPEILAELVNLIAKGTISNKIAKDILPELLTTGGSAKDLVEKKGLTTLFDPAKLEKIIDEIIAANPKEVEKFRSGKGNIKGFFVGQVMKKTSGRADPKLTNQLIDKKLQE
- a CDS encoding A/G-specific adenine glycosylase; amino-acid sequence: MINTSIKLEVQTFRMNLECDRLDMKFLAKVINLALFFASWREIERQRRQKYTLDLSSILSAMTAIIPYSKETLSESLAPAKIKWFRRQLSTWAKENLRDFPWRRTSDPYAIFIAEFMLQKTDAATVVPIYETFLVRYPALQDLAAATVDDIAQILKPLGLLFRAERLLQSAQTILEKYQGKIPLSEDKLLKLPGIGIYTARSICANAFNQPLAVLDTNVARILERFFGLKGERVKSRCKLLWKAAESVAPARKVGTWNLTLLDFGATVCTAKNPLCDKCPLQKQCNYANSASLL
- a CDS encoding cation:proton antiporter, with the protein product MQIAILVLVQVLIVIALSRIMGVGCRAIKQPLVIGEIIAGIMLGPSLLGLISPATANFLFPESTLPFLNVLSEIGLIFFMFLIGLELNPKYLKGQLNVAILTSHVSIIVPFSLGSLLALFLYPLVSNSSVSFTAFALFLGAAMSITAFPVLARIITENNLQGTKLGTLALTCAAVDDVTAWCLLALAIAVTRTNSVAGAFPTIIEALIYIAFMVTVGRWFLQKLVVHYRRKGRLSQLVLAGIYMAVVTSALITELIGIHLIFGAFLLGAVMPKHAGLVRELAEKTEDFVLIFLLPVFFAFSGLRTQIGLLDRPELWLLCGAVVAIAIIGKYAGTYVAARVSGIEKRDASALAWLMNTRGLTELIVLNIGLSYGVISPLLFTMLVIMALVTTFMTSPLLELTYPKEKIRLDLIEEQPEEVAAKPSPVYKILVPVANPMTQQSLLNLAVAIAGNLSAVIHPLSLIELEEDYFFQSTPDEAERLIRQRREELEALIETLEPPEMRKNVAPIVRIANDVARETANIAIADNASLIIVGWHRSTFSMNQLGGRVGKILNTSPVDVAVFIDNRQQKLDSLLVAHSDNIHDDLALSLALRLLINNPNRTLKILRFTKAQQETNELGYELRNMLELLPQEVRSRIEIIKPQEEADPIRTAIRESRNTDLTIAGTSPAWGIERQTLGRYTDRLSQECHSSLLITRRYSRVISHISSLVNPEQNTLLSRSNDKQ
- a CDS encoding DUF4278 domain-containing protein, which codes for MRLSFRGIEYEYRPVVQEVMEDGIDGTYRGVPSKIHRSQKPLRRRYSQEMIYRGVHYRIS